A stretch of Candidatus Binatia bacterium DNA encodes these proteins:
- the rfbD gene encoding dTDP-4-dehydrorhamnose reductase — protein MKILLTGAAGQLGRSLRRTLHGHDVVACEHGRLDIADLAAVREAVAAEKPDLILNAAAHNRVDDAESDPGPAYRGNAVGPRNLALASNEVGAAVVHVSTDYVFDGRGNRPYHEYDVPAPRSAYGASKLAGEVAVREANPRHYIARTAWVYHEERGNFPRTMLSLRDRDEVRVVNDQVGSPTYAPHLADALTTLIETEAFGTYHLAGAGQASWFDLTCELYRREGITTSVVPVTTEEFPRPAERPQFSVLETVQEPRIVLPAWQDGLAAFCTRLHRAA, from the coding sequence GTGAAGATCCTTCTCACCGGCGCGGCGGGACAACTCGGCCGCTCCCTGCGTCGAACCCTGCACGGGCACGACGTCGTCGCCTGCGAACACGGGCGGCTCGACATCGCCGACCTTGCGGCCGTACGCGAGGCGGTTGCCGCCGAGAAACCCGACCTCATCCTCAACGCCGCCGCCCACAATCGCGTCGACGACGCGGAGAGCGACCCCGGCCCCGCCTACCGGGGGAACGCGGTCGGACCGCGCAACCTAGCCCTTGCGAGCAACGAGGTCGGCGCAGCGGTCGTGCACGTCTCCACTGACTACGTCTTCGACGGCCGGGGCAATCGCCCGTACCACGAGTACGACGTACCCGCCCCGAGATCGGCGTATGGGGCAAGCAAACTCGCCGGTGAGGTCGCCGTGCGCGAGGCCAATCCGCGGCACTACATCGCCCGAACGGCCTGGGTGTACCACGAAGAACGCGGCAACTTCCCGCGCACGATGCTCTCGCTGCGCGACCGAGACGAAGTCCGCGTGGTGAATGATCAGGTCGGCTCGCCGACGTATGCGCCCCACCTCGCCGACGCACTCACTACACTCATCGAGACGGAGGCGTTCGGCACATACCACCTCGCCGGCGCAGGCCAGGCCAGTTGGTTCGATCTCACCTGTGAACTCTATCGTCGCGAAGGCATCACGACGTCCGTGGTCCCCGTAACGACCGAAGAGTTTCCGCGCCCGGCCGAACGACCTCAGTTCTCAGTTCTCGAAACTGTCCAGGAACCGCGAATCGTCCTCCCTGCCTGGCAGGACGGACTCGCCGCTTTCTGCACCCGGCTCCACCGAGCCGCTTGA
- a CDS encoding prolyl oligopeptidase family serine peptidase, translated as MPTSVPYRESNVRVHIVVALFFLLVGAGCKPAVPGWPRLAPKPTPPGLWSEVGIHNHWITVNIGLPHHGRPPYPVLLNPIVPDHELLERGIGVVRWKTNWEILSGLSKPKATPGPGAKKPETVGAWLLRAPRPGIIGRAYFQLITTEAHETIPAVVDYLLTLPDIDPEQIAIAGSSTGGFTALQALAEEPRLALGVVQVACGEYRMFLQSSSLGLDDQERWLVDGEMVLDEKYGEKIDAIEPAARAELLPPRPLLLLSGAQDRAIPPACVHRSADRFAAAFEAAGVPDRFEWVEFEDLGHDIGPPGQALILEFLERWLVLDPRLLDVR; from the coding sequence GTGCCGACGTCCGTGCCCTACCGAGAATCGAACGTCAGGGTCCACATCGTCGTGGCTCTCTTTTTCCTCCTGGTCGGAGCCGGCTGCAAGCCCGCCGTCCCCGGCTGGCCTCGCTTGGCTCCTAAGCCCACCCCGCCGGGCCTCTGGAGCGAGGTCGGCATCCACAACCATTGGATCACCGTCAACATCGGCCTTCCCCATCACGGCCGGCCGCCCTACCCGGTCCTGCTCAATCCCATCGTGCCCGATCATGAGCTTCTCGAGCGAGGAATCGGCGTCGTCCGCTGGAAGACGAACTGGGAGATCCTCTCCGGCCTCAGCAAGCCGAAAGCCACCCCGGGTCCGGGCGCCAAGAAGCCAGAGACCGTGGGTGCCTGGCTCCTCCGTGCGCCTCGACCCGGGATCATCGGCCGGGCCTACTTCCAGCTGATCACGACCGAGGCACACGAGACCATCCCGGCCGTCGTCGACTACCTCCTCACGTTGCCCGACATCGATCCCGAGCAGATCGCGATCGCCGGCAGTTCCACGGGAGGCTTCACGGCGCTGCAGGCACTGGCGGAAGAGCCTCGACTGGCGCTCGGCGTGGTCCAGGTCGCGTGCGGCGAATACCGGATGTTCCTGCAGTCGTCCTCCCTCGGACTCGACGACCAGGAGCGGTGGCTCGTCGACGGGGAGATGGTTCTCGACGAGAAGTACGGCGAGAAGATCGATGCGATCGAGCCGGCCGCGCGAGCCGAGCTCTTGCCGCCGCGGCCGCTGCTTCTCCTCTCCGGGGCTCAGGACCGGGCCATCCCGCCTGCGTGCGTGCACAGGAGCGCCGACCGCTTCGCCGCAGCCTTCGAGGCCGCCGGGGTTCCCGACCGCTTCGAGTGGGTCGAGTTCGAGGATCTCGGCCACGACATCGGCCCTCCGGGCCAGGCCCTCATCCTCGAATTCCTCGAGCGCTGGCTCGTGCTCGACCCGCGACTACTCGACGTCCGCTGA
- the rfbA gene encoding glucose-1-phosphate thymidylyltransferase RfbA, protein MKGILLAGGSGTRLHPITRATSKQLLPIYDKPLVYYPLSSLMLAGIRNVLVITTPHDQEGFRRLLGNGNDLGLNIEYQAQEKPDGIAQAFLIGRDFLAGSRAALALGDNMFYGHGFSELLQNAVQRTHGATVFGYQVRDPERYGVVEFDESGRAIGLEEKPTQPRSSHAVTGLYFYDEDVVDIAANLAPSERGELEITDVNLAYLERGDLHVERLGRGIAWLDTGTHESLLQAANFIHAIEERQGLKVACLEEIAYRMGYISAQDVQRLAEPMSKTGYGQYLLDLVRQES, encoded by the coding sequence ATCAAAGGGATCCTCCTCGCAGGCGGCTCCGGTACCAGGCTCCATCCGATCACCCGGGCAACCAGCAAGCAGCTATTGCCGATCTACGACAAACCGCTCGTGTACTACCCGCTGTCCAGCCTCATGCTGGCCGGCATCCGCAATGTTCTCGTCATCACCACGCCGCACGACCAGGAGGGCTTCCGCCGCCTGCTCGGAAACGGCAACGACCTCGGCTTGAACATCGAATACCAGGCGCAGGAGAAGCCCGACGGGATCGCGCAGGCGTTCCTGATCGGCCGTGACTTCCTGGCCGGATCCCGCGCCGCCCTCGCCCTGGGCGACAACATGTTCTACGGCCACGGCTTCTCCGAGCTCCTCCAGAACGCGGTCCAGCGCACCCACGGCGCGACCGTGTTCGGGTACCAGGTCCGCGATCCCGAACGATACGGGGTCGTCGAGTTCGACGAGTCCGGACGGGCCATCGGCCTCGAAGAAAAGCCAACGCAGCCCCGATCCTCGCACGCCGTCACCGGCCTCTACTTCTACGACGAAGACGTCGTGGACATCGCCGCGAATCTCGCACCTTCCGAGCGCGGCGAATTGGAGATCACCGACGTGAATCTCGCCTATCTCGAGCGTGGGGATCTACACGTCGAGAGACTCGGCCGCGGCATCGCCTGGCTCGACACCGGCACCCACGAATCCCTCCTCCAGGCAGCGAACTTCATCCACGCGATCGAGGAACGGCAGGGGCTGAAGGTCGCATGCCTCGAAGAAATCGCGTATCGGATGGGGTACATCAGCGCCCAAGACGTACAGCGTCTGGCAGAACCCATGAGCAAGACGGGGTACGGCCAGTACCTTCTGGACCTCGTCCGACAGGAGTCGTGA
- the sufT gene encoding putative Fe-S cluster assembly protein SufT: MTMSESNEWIELSRDCEAAMVPAGHTVLLPKGTKAVITQSLGGSFTLHVPEYGGLMRVSSKDADAVGQEPEAVPTAEAEAGESDLETLVWGQLKTCYDPEIPVNIVDLGLVYDMQLLPSDEGKHRVEVKMTLTAQGCGMGPNIAADAQYKIETLPDIENANVEIVWTPIWNPNMISPEGRTKLGMD, translated from the coding sequence ATGACGATGAGCGAATCGAACGAGTGGATAGAGCTGTCACGAGACTGTGAGGCCGCCATGGTACCCGCCGGTCACACCGTCTTATTGCCCAAGGGCACCAAAGCCGTGATCACCCAGTCCCTCGGCGGCTCCTTCACCCTGCACGTCCCCGAGTACGGGGGCCTGATGCGCGTCTCGAGCAAGGATGCCGACGCGGTCGGCCAGGAGCCCGAGGCGGTGCCGACGGCCGAGGCAGAAGCCGGCGAAAGCGATCTCGAGACGCTCGTCTGGGGTCAGCTGAAGACCTGCTACGACCCCGAGATCCCGGTCAACATCGTCGATCTCGGCCTCGTGTACGACATGCAGCTCCTCCCGTCCGACGAGGGGAAACACCGCGTGGAAGTGAAGATGACGCTCACCGCGCAAGGCTGTGGCATGGGCCCGAACATCGCCGCCGATGCCCAGTACAAAATCGAGACGCTCCCCGACATCGAAAACGCGAACGTCGAGATCGTCTGGACGCCGATCTGGAACCCGAACATGATCTCGCCCGAAGGGCGTACCAAGCTAGGGATGGACTGA
- a CDS encoding MaoC family dehydratase N-terminal domain-containing protein, translated as MAYEHGKITDEGIAKLRARIGQGFGGRKPWRTEVNRDTIWHLAHAIGDLSPVYVDPEYAAGTRWGRQQCPGVVLRCYDTLSAPGSAGLPEGLPGVHAIWSGSHYEWARPILLGDRITAKCYLKDVVEKESKFVGSRTVYQTYEAVYHTVEGEYLGKRSDTYMRADRNKAREKSVYKEQEQLATWTPEDIEGFMAEYKSYERTTTRYWEDVEVGEELSRVIKGPLTPTAEIAFEAFFGIYLIGNSVAADALERHPKLMVPNEQGVPEPPQRVHWDNKFTQDTLGLPGAYDLGLERLSWMCQAVTDWVGDDGFLSFIDSRYRRFNYLGDVTWATGKVAEKFERDGQKLARLDLWTINHRDQVTATAQAEVSLISRHD; from the coding sequence ATGGCGTACGAGCACGGCAAGATCACGGATGAGGGCATCGCGAAGCTGCGTGCGCGGATCGGGCAGGGCTTCGGTGGCCGAAAGCCCTGGCGAACCGAGGTCAACCGCGACACGATCTGGCACCTGGCCCATGCGATCGGTGACCTGAGCCCCGTCTACGTTGACCCGGAGTACGCGGCGGGCACCCGCTGGGGCCGTCAGCAGTGCCCAGGCGTCGTGCTCCGCTGCTACGACACGCTCAGTGCGCCGGGTTCGGCGGGTCTGCCCGAGGGGCTGCCCGGCGTTCACGCGATCTGGTCGGGCTCGCACTACGAATGGGCGCGGCCGATCCTGCTTGGCGATCGCATCACGGCCAAGTGCTACCTGAAGGACGTCGTCGAGAAAGAGAGCAAGTTCGTCGGGAGCCGGACGGTCTACCAGACCTATGAGGCCGTCTATCACACCGTTGAGGGCGAGTACCTCGGCAAGCGCAGCGACACGTACATGCGCGCGGACCGGAACAAGGCGCGCGAGAAGTCGGTCTACAAAGAGCAGGAGCAGCTCGCGACCTGGACCCCGGAAGACATCGAGGGGTTCATGGCCGAGTACAAGTCCTACGAGCGGACCACGACCCGCTACTGGGAGGACGTCGAAGTAGGAGAGGAACTGTCCCGGGTGATCAAGGGGCCACTGACTCCGACGGCCGAAATCGCCTTTGAGGCGTTCTTCGGCATCTACCTCATCGGGAACTCGGTCGCGGCGGATGCGCTCGAGCGACATCCGAAGCTGATGGTTCCCAACGAGCAGGGGGTGCCCGAGCCGCCGCAGCGCGTCCACTGGGACAACAAGTTCACGCAGGACACGCTCGGTCTCCCCGGCGCCTACGATCTGGGGCTCGAGCGCCTGTCGTGGATGTGTCAGGCCGTGACCGACTGGGTGGGCGACGACGGCTTCCTGTCCTTCATCGACTCCCGCTACCGGCGATTCAACTACCTCGGGGACGTCACCTGGGCGACCGGGAAGGTCGCCGAGAAGTTCGAGCGAGACGGACAGAAGCTGGCCCGACTGGACCTCTGGACGATCAACCACCGAGACCAGGTGACCGCCACCGCGCAAGCCGAGGTGTCCCTCATCTCCCGGCACGACTGA
- a CDS encoding citrate synthase, with the protein MPNDSLTVVDNRTGKTYEIPIEHDTIPASELAKIKASPDGPGLWSFDVAIANTATCKSNITYLDGEGGVLRYRGYPIEELAERSSYLEVAYLLVKGELPSTTHFQMWQHNIKMHTIVHENLKQFIDGFRYDAHPMGILIGTVAALSTFYPDAKAIHDVESRRVQTRRLIAKLPTIAALAFRHSRGLKYVSPDNDLSYTGNFLSMLFKMTELKYRPNPVLEKALDVLFILHADHEQNCSTTTARVVGSSHADPYSVVSAAAAALSGPRHGGASEDVVRMLHEVGSVDKVPELIKAVKAGDRRLMGFGHRVYKNYDPRARIIKQIAYDVFEVTGKNPAIDVALELERIALEDEYFIERRLYPNVDFYSGTIYEAMGFQMEMFPVLFAIGRTAGWVAQWAEMLENDERIARPRQMYLGEGERAYVPLDRRNDGGEGEPEIRGPY; encoded by the coding sequence ATGCCGAACGATTCACTGACCGTCGTCGACAACCGCACGGGTAAGACCTACGAAATCCCGATCGAGCACGACACAATTCCGGCGTCGGAGCTCGCCAAGATCAAAGCGAGCCCCGACGGACCTGGCCTGTGGAGCTTCGACGTCGCAATCGCCAATACCGCGACGTGCAAGAGCAACATCACCTATCTGGATGGCGAGGGCGGCGTCCTTCGCTACCGCGGCTATCCCATCGAGGAGCTCGCCGAGCGCAGTAGCTATCTCGAAGTCGCCTACCTGCTCGTGAAGGGCGAGCTGCCCTCCACCACGCACTTCCAGATGTGGCAGCACAACATCAAGATGCACACGATCGTGCACGAGAACCTGAAGCAGTTCATCGACGGGTTCCGCTACGACGCGCATCCGATGGGCATTCTCATTGGCACGGTCGCCGCGCTGTCGACCTTCTACCCCGACGCGAAGGCCATTCACGACGTCGAGTCGCGCCGCGTGCAGACGCGCCGGCTCATCGCGAAGCTCCCGACGATCGCGGCCCTCGCGTTCCGCCACAGCCGCGGCCTGAAGTACGTTTCGCCCGACAACGATCTCTCGTACACCGGCAACTTCCTGTCGATGCTGTTCAAGATGACTGAGCTGAAATACCGGCCGAACCCGGTGCTCGAGAAGGCACTCGACGTGCTCTTCATTCTGCACGCCGACCACGAGCAGAACTGCTCCACCACGACGGCCCGGGTCGTCGGAAGCTCACATGCCGACCCCTACTCGGTCGTGTCGGCCGCCGCCGCCGCACTCTCGGGCCCGCGACACGGCGGGGCGAGCGAAGACGTGGTCCGGATGCTCCACGAGGTCGGCAGCGTCGACAAAGTCCCCGAGTTGATCAAAGCCGTCAAAGCTGGCGACCGTCGGCTCATGGGCTTCGGCCATCGCGTGTACAAGAACTACGACCCCCGCGCGCGAATCATCAAACAGATCGCGTACGACGTCTTCGAGGTCACCGGAAAGAACCCGGCGATCGACGTCGCTCTCGAACTCGAGCGCATTGCCCTCGAGGACGAGTACTTCATCGAGCGACGCCTGTACCCCAACGTCGACTTCTACTCGGGGACGATCTACGAGGCGATGGGCTTCCAGATGGAGATGTTCCCGGTCCTGTTCGCGATCGGCCGCACCGCCGGCTGGGTCGCTCAGTGGGCGGAGATGCTCGAGAACGACGAGCGAATCGCCCGGCCGCGCCAGATGTACCTAGGCGAGGGCGAGCGGGCCTACGTCCCCCTCGATCGCCGCAACGACGGCGGCGAGGGCGAACCCGAGATCCGCGGCCCCTACTGA
- the rfbB gene encoding dTDP-glucose 4,6-dehydratase encodes METMIVTGGAGFIGANFVRLALAKTSARVVVFDKLTYAGNLLSLRDVSDDPRFCFVRGDIADCDAVRALFAEHRPRWVLNFAAESHVDRSIEDPGSFLRTNTNGTFELLEAARAQYAEATNEERAGFRFLHVSTDEVYGSLGATGEFKETTAYAPNSPYSASKAAADHLVRAYYHTYGLPTLVTNCSNNYGPFQFPEKLVPLTLLNALEGRDLPIYGDGGNIRDWLFVEDHCDGILCALEAGRQGEKYNIGGHAERTNLQLIDYIITLLEEARPAGENPGMKARGLTSYADLKTFVTDRPGHDRRYAIDPSKIDDELGWKPRHTFEEGFKRTVHWYLDNREWCEAVQSGTYQRERLGLSESPPSP; translated from the coding sequence GTGGAAACCATGATTGTAACGGGGGGTGCGGGCTTCATCGGAGCGAACTTCGTACGGCTCGCATTGGCAAAGACGTCCGCACGTGTGGTGGTGTTCGACAAGCTTACCTACGCTGGAAACCTGTTGTCGTTGCGCGACGTAAGCGACGACCCGCGATTCTGTTTCGTTCGCGGAGACATCGCCGATTGCGACGCGGTCCGAGCGCTATTCGCAGAGCATCGACCGCGATGGGTTCTGAACTTCGCCGCCGAGTCGCACGTCGACCGCTCGATCGAAGACCCGGGTTCCTTCCTTCGAACGAATACGAACGGGACATTCGAGCTACTCGAGGCCGCGCGCGCGCAATATGCCGAAGCCACCAACGAGGAGCGCGCCGGCTTCCGGTTCCTTCACGTGTCGACCGACGAGGTCTACGGCTCACTCGGCGCCACCGGCGAGTTCAAGGAAACCACAGCGTACGCGCCGAACTCGCCCTACTCTGCGTCGAAGGCGGCCGCCGACCATCTCGTTCGCGCCTACTACCATACGTACGGATTGCCGACGTTGGTCACGAACTGCTCGAATAACTACGGGCCCTTCCAGTTCCCCGAGAAGCTCGTTCCGCTCACCTTGCTCAACGCGCTCGAAGGGCGAGACTTGCCGATCTACGGCGACGGTGGCAACATTCGTGATTGGTTATTTGTCGAAGATCACTGCGACGGTATCCTCTGCGCACTCGAGGCTGGCCGGCAGGGAGAGAAGTACAACATCGGCGGCCACGCGGAGCGCACGAACCTCCAGCTGATCGACTACATCATCACCCTGCTCGAAGAGGCGCGGCCCGCCGGTGAGAACCCGGGGATGAAGGCACGCGGCCTTACGAGCTATGCCGATCTCAAGACCTTCGTCACGGATCGACCCGGACACGATCGTCGCTACGCGATCGACCCGTCGAAGATCGACGACGAGCTCGGCTGGAAGCCCCGCCACACCTTCGAGGAGGGCTTCAAGCGCACGGTCCATTGGTATCTCGACAACCGAGAATGGTGTGAGGCGGTGCAGAGCGGCACGTACCAACGAGAGCGTCTGGGTCTTTCAGAGAGCCCGCCGAGTCCATGA
- the rfbC gene encoding dTDP-4-dehydrorhamnose 3,5-epimerase, with amino-acid sequence MRVIPTALEGVVVIEPKVFKDDRGFFTETYHAERYAEAGVDVNFVQDNHSRSAQWTLRGLHAQLNRPQAKLVRVLQGSIVDVAVDIRAGSPTFRKWVSAELTSENFRQIYVPAGFAHGFCVTSETAEVEYKCSNLYDPSAELRLLWNDPEIGVEWPTTQPLLSEKDLRGLPLSAWMDQLPAYAKKAA; translated from the coding sequence GTGCGAGTCATTCCGACCGCCCTCGAGGGCGTAGTGGTCATCGAGCCCAAGGTCTTCAAGGACGACCGGGGCTTCTTTACTGAGACCTACCACGCCGAGCGCTACGCGGAGGCGGGGGTCGACGTCAACTTCGTTCAGGACAACCACTCGCGGTCTGCGCAGTGGACGCTGCGGGGCCTCCACGCCCAGCTGAACCGTCCGCAGGCGAAGCTCGTGCGGGTCCTGCAGGGCTCGATCGTCGACGTAGCAGTCGACATTCGAGCGGGCTCCCCGACCTTCCGCAAATGGGTGAGCGCGGAGCTCACTTCCGAAAACTTCCGGCAGATCTACGTCCCGGCCGGGTTCGCGCACGGGTTCTGCGTGACCTCCGAGACGGCAGAAGTCGAGTACAAGTGCTCCAACCTCTACGACCCGTCGGCCGAGCTACGCCTCCTGTGGAACGACCCGGAGATCGGCGTCGAGTGGCCCACGACGCAACCCCTCCTCTCCGAGAAGGACCTGCGCGGCCTGCCGCTCTCGGCGTGGATGGACCAGCTACCGGCGTACGCGAAGAAGGCAGCGTGA
- a CDS encoding outer membrane lipoprotein-sorting protein — MKRVLLSLLAVCTYAILAAPTAAAEPDAAQIIRDMREAVEPSKPSTRVLTLTAKHGGRSESLKLIQARKKLPDGTRASLTFVIEPEDARGLAYLEQHDVKGNSKEYTYAPVIRRVRELTPAESYTSFLHTDFSYGDLGFLPVEDSNEFLGTEKEGNDRVFYKIQSTPSSAAQQWYYSRYVTWIDAASKLPVKREYYSPAGELFKLEVFEDVTQIDGVPTPTKVTMNNLPAKSSSEMVVSSVSYNNGIPDEFFTPKMLHTLSDAENPAQKAALSK; from the coding sequence ATGAAACGTGTTCTCCTGAGTCTCTTGGCCGTCTGTACTTACGCCATCCTCGCGGCCCCCACAGCTGCCGCCGAGCCCGACGCGGCCCAGATCATTCGCGATATGCGCGAGGCCGTCGAGCCGAGCAAACCGAGCACCCGGGTCCTGACCCTCACGGCAAAGCATGGGGGCCGATCAGAGAGCCTCAAGCTCATCCAGGCCCGCAAGAAGCTGCCCGACGGAACGCGAGCCTCGCTGACCTTCGTCATCGAACCCGAGGACGCGCGCGGCCTCGCCTACCTCGAGCAGCACGACGTGAAGGGCAACAGCAAGGAGTACACCTACGCCCCCGTCATTCGCCGTGTCCGCGAACTCACGCCGGCGGAGAGCTACACGTCGTTCCTTCACACGGACTTCTCGTACGGCGATCTCGGGTTCCTGCCGGTCGAAGACTCGAACGAGTTCCTCGGCACGGAGAAGGAAGGCAATGACCGAGTGTTTTACAAGATCCAATCGACGCCGAGCAGCGCCGCCCAGCAGTGGTACTACTCGCGTTACGTCACCTGGATCGATGCGGCGTCGAAGCTCCCCGTGAAGCGCGAGTACTACAGCCCGGCCGGCGAGCTCTTCAAGCTCGAGGTCTTCGAGGACGTCACGCAGATCGATGGCGTCCCGACACCGACGAAGGTGACGATGAACAATCTGCCGGCCAAGTCCTCGTCCGAGATGGTCGTGAGTAGCGTGTCGTATAACAACGGCATCCCCGACGAGTTTTTTACGCCGAAGATGTTGCACACCCTCTCCGACGCCGAAAACCCCGCCCAGAAGGCGGCGCTTTCGAAGTAG
- a CDS encoding DUF4301 family protein, with protein sequence MAKSETGLGAADLEKAAAHGLSGDEVTRQLGILTNPPPSIELDRPCTIDDGIARIADDQIPGLLEAQAGAAAGGRATYFVPASGAATRMFKSLLATRARGSENRATLAATGDGDATTAVRFFDGLRRFAFSGELGAALDARGASLDDCIERGAVAPVLDALLDPTGLAYADTPKGLLLFHRYPDTSRTAFEDHLVESFALAADAEGTTRLHFTVSAAHEEAFAKRLAAARTALEARLGARFAVSFSTQKSSTDTIALDLDGKPFRDKAGVLLFRPGGHGSLIANLADLATAGADLVYVKNIDNVVHEDWRAPVVQWRRLLAGRLVLLQERLFAALRALDENAHDADAVAAGAAVLRDELGVHVPVPGDAVPTPEAVRRLLDRPVRVCAVLRAKGDPGGGPFWVRASDGSLSPQIVETAQIDQASGMQRDVQSRATHFSPADMVLGVRDHRGEPFDLPFHVDPGAVFIAEKSSAGRALRALEHPGLWNGGMAQWNTLFVEVPPATFHPVKALTDLLDPAHQPSRESE encoded by the coding sequence ATGGCGAAGAGCGAAACGGGGCTGGGAGCGGCAGATCTCGAAAAGGCCGCTGCCCACGGCCTCTCCGGAGACGAGGTCACACGGCAGCTGGGGATCCTTACGAACCCACCTCCGTCCATCGAGTTGGACCGCCCCTGCACGATCGACGATGGCATCGCCCGAATCGCGGACGATCAGATCCCCGGCTTGCTCGAAGCGCAGGCAGGGGCCGCGGCGGGCGGCCGGGCGACCTACTTCGTGCCGGCCTCCGGTGCTGCAACGCGGATGTTCAAGAGCCTCCTCGCGACGCGCGCCCGGGGTTCGGAAAATCGTGCGACGCTGGCGGCCACGGGCGACGGCGACGCCACGACCGCAGTACGCTTCTTCGACGGCCTCCGGAGGTTCGCATTTTCAGGCGAGCTCGGCGCGGCTCTCGATGCGCGCGGAGCGAGCCTCGACGACTGTATCGAACGAGGCGCGGTCGCCCCGGTCCTCGATGCCCTCCTCGACCCTACCGGCCTTGCCTACGCGGACACCCCCAAGGGCCTCCTCCTATTCCACCGCTACCCGGATACCAGCCGCACCGCGTTCGAAGACCACCTAGTCGAGTCCTTCGCTCTCGCCGCCGACGCAGAGGGCACGACGCGCCTGCACTTCACCGTCTCGGCGGCACACGAGGAAGCGTTTGCGAAACGGCTCGCCGCGGCCCGAACTGCTCTCGAAGCGCGGCTCGGAGCCCGGTTCGCGGTTTCGTTCTCGACACAGAAGAGCTCCACGGACACCATCGCCCTCGATCTCGACGGCAAGCCGTTTCGCGACAAAGCCGGCGTTCTGCTCTTCCGGCCCGGCGGACACGGCTCGTTGATCGCCAACCTTGCCGACCTCGCAACCGCCGGCGCCGATCTCGTGTACGTGAAAAACATCGACAACGTCGTGCACGAGGACTGGCGCGCACCCGTCGTGCAATGGCGCCGCCTCCTTGCGGGGCGGTTGGTCCTCCTTCAGGAGCGGCTCTTCGCGGCCCTTCGCGCGCTCGACGAGAACGCGCACGACGCGGATGCGGTCGCGGCCGGAGCCGCCGTACTGCGCGACGAGCTCGGCGTGCACGTTCCCGTTCCGGGCGACGCCGTGCCAACCCCCGAGGCGGTACGTCGACTCCTCGATCGACCCGTTCGGGTGTGCGCGGTACTGCGCGCGAAAGGGGATCCGGGAGGGGGGCCGTTCTGGGTCCGGGCGTCCGACGGCAGTCTCTCCCCGCAGATCGTCGAAACCGCCCAGATCGATCAGGCCTCGGGGATGCAGCGCGACGTGCAATCTCGAGCCACGCACTTCAGCCCCGCGGACATGGTCCTCGGGGTACGAGATCACCGTGGTGAGCCTTTCGACCTACCGTTCCACGTCGACCCCGGCGCCGTCTTCATCGCCGAAAAATCGAGTGCCGGCAGGGCCCTTCGGGCGCTCGAGCACCCGGGCCTGTGGAACGGCGGCATGGCGCAATGGAACACTCTCTTCGTAGAGGTGCCCCCGGCGACCTTCCATCCTGTCAAAGCTCTCACCGACCTGCTCGACCCCGCCCACCAGCCGTCCAGGGAATCTGAGTAA
- a CDS encoding helix-turn-helix domain containing protein, whose product MATAPPITGSADTESSTATRILDVAEQLFAERGFAAVSVREIAGRVSLNQASIYNHFSSKQALYEAVLERGFAPIRLLLERGAAELDGAEAGDDFLESLVDQLWQTPNLPKLLQREILDDGPYLERLAEQWLRPIVVAGRDAMGAAVPELPENWAERDIPFVILGMYGFLFGHFVSAALMRRVLGVDPFSDEMRKAHAHFLKKATRRLMGSADVE is encoded by the coding sequence ATGGCGACAGCACCCCCGATAACCGGTTCGGCGGACACGGAATCCTCGACGGCTACGAGAATCCTGGATGTCGCCGAGCAATTGTTCGCCGAGCGCGGGTTCGCGGCCGTCTCCGTGCGCGAGATCGCCGGGCGCGTCAGCCTGAATCAGGCCAGCATCTACAACCACTTTTCGAGCAAGCAGGCGCTCTATGAGGCCGTGCTCGAACGGGGATTCGCTCCGATTCGCCTTCTCCTGGAGAGGGGGGCCGCGGAACTCGACGGGGCCGAGGCGGGGGATGACTTCCTCGAATCCCTGGTCGACCAGCTGTGGCAGACACCGAATCTTCCAAAGCTGTTGCAGCGCGAGATCCTCGACGACGGCCCCTACCTGGAACGGCTGGCCGAGCAGTGGCTCCGCCCGATTGTCGTGGCGGGCCGCGATGCGATGGGGGCTGCGGTTCCGGAGCTGCCCGAGAATTGGGCCGAGCGCGACATCCCGTTCGTCATCCTCGGCATGTACGGTTTTCTCTTCGGGCACTTCGTTTCGGCTGCTCTCATGCGCCGCGTGCTGGGCGTCGACCCGTTCTCCGATGAGATGCGCAAAGCGCATGCCCACTTCCTGAAGAAGGCGACGCGTCGTTTGATGGGCTCAGCGGACGTCGAGTAG